A stretch of the Bacteroidota bacterium genome encodes the following:
- a CDS encoding OmpA family protein yields the protein MQQFEVSKIENLNSSHADFCPTLYKNELVFVSERTQDLVNYATNAWNRQPFLNVYSSPISVGKDGKPAMSKKVKTFSWKINTNYHDGPVCFNAEQNTMYLTRVSYVLNKKDKNFVNRPKIYVSKLSGNSWSKAVPFEHNMEGYSTAHPSLSADGQWLYFVSDMPGGYGGTDIYVCRKEGNGWSKPTNLGEIINTPGSEVFPYIRKDGTFYFSSDGHSSFGGLDIFSTAKVDGKFVQVKNLGLPLNSTTDDFGIVFTEDLTKGYFSSDREGGKGSDDIYSFVALNKFLSVAGKILFSKNLNDPAKDAEVMLLTEDGKILNVTTTDKTGFFKFDKLDPDQKYMVKLDESDPRFKDKEKYYLTDEKDKIIRVTVINEKGGKFVFQNLPADPNGLPELGAEDDVTIAGNLLYGENPSMPFSNTKVNLVNEKGEIVQTTTTNAFGAFVFTDLPPDQNFLVKVDESDTKLAPNTKIIITNKSGKELQTTKSGQTGEFKFSFLAADKVTLKLMTVEDSELRFDLKGNLVTESKSPLANSTVNLVNAKGEVLQSVKTDANGSFQFTNLPADQQILFALDEGDAKLKALNKILLTNAKGVVVKEFTRTNGKFNFTILPSDHNKMGVLYVDDPWLKVLLLKDQAKKDSLTIVENVYYNYGESKILPEAAKTLDKVINIMKNNPMLVIDMAAHTDSRSTVEFNLKLSEQRAKAAVDYILKGGISKDRISGKGYGESRLINKCADGVECTEDEHAKNRRTEFKILSKKK from the coding sequence GTGCAACAATTTGAAGTAAGTAAGATTGAAAATTTAAATTCTTCTCATGCAGATTTTTGTCCAACACTATACAAGAATGAATTAGTGTTTGTTTCTGAGCGTACTCAGGATTTGGTAAATTATGCTACGAATGCATGGAACAGACAACCTTTCTTAAATGTGTATTCTTCTCCAATTTCCGTTGGTAAAGATGGCAAACCTGCCATGTCTAAAAAAGTAAAAACATTCTCCTGGAAAATCAACACGAATTATCACGATGGTCCGGTTTGTTTTAATGCTGAACAAAATACCATGTATCTTACTCGAGTGAGTTATGTCTTGAATAAAAAAGATAAGAACTTCGTAAATCGTCCGAAAATTTATGTGTCAAAATTATCCGGTAACTCCTGGAGCAAAGCGGTACCGTTTGAACACAATATGGAAGGCTATTCTACTGCGCATCCAAGTCTTTCTGCTGATGGACAATGGTTGTATTTTGTTTCAGATATGCCAGGTGGTTACGGAGGTACAGATATTTACGTATGTAGAAAAGAAGGAAATGGATGGAGCAAACCAACAAATTTAGGTGAGATCATCAATACTCCAGGCTCTGAAGTATTTCCTTATATCCGCAAGGATGGTACATTTTACTTTTCTTCTGACGGGCATTCTTCTTTTGGTGGATTGGATATTTTTTCAACAGCAAAAGTGGATGGAAAATTTGTACAAGTAAAAAATCTTGGACTACCTTTAAATTCTACTACCGATGATTTTGGAATTGTATTTACCGAAGATCTAACAAAAGGATATTTTTCTTCCGATAGAGAAGGCGGAAAAGGTTCGGATGATATCTACAGTTTCGTAGCATTGAATAAGTTTTTATCCGTTGCAGGAAAAATCTTATTTAGTAAAAACCTCAACGACCCTGCTAAAGATGCAGAGGTGATGTTGTTGACTGAAGACGGAAAGATTTTGAATGTAACCACTACCGATAAAACTGGATTCTTTAAGTTTGATAAATTGGATCCGGATCAAAAATACATGGTGAAACTGGATGAAAGTGATCCTCGTTTTAAAGACAAAGAAAAATATTATTTGACGGATGAAAAAGATAAAATCATTCGTGTGACTGTTATTAACGAAAAGGGTGGAAAGTTTGTATTTCAGAATTTACCTGCCGATCCGAATGGACTTCCTGAATTGGGTGCGGAAGATGATGTAACCATTGCCGGTAACTTATTGTATGGTGAAAATCCTTCCATGCCGTTTTCTAATACGAAAGTGAATTTAGTAAACGAGAAAGGGGAGATTGTTCAAACAACAACTACCAATGCTTTTGGTGCATTTGTATTTACGGATTTGCCTCCGGATCAAAATTTCTTAGTGAAAGTGGACGAAAGTGATACCAAGCTCGCTCCGAATACAAAAATCATTATCACGAATAAGTCCGGAAAGGAATTGCAAACCACGAAATCTGGTCAAACAGGTGAATTTAAATTCTCCTTCTTAGCGGCAGATAAAGTGACCTTGAAGTTGATGACGGTAGAAGATAGTGAATTGCGTTTCGACTTGAAAGGTAATTTGGTAACAGAAAGTAAATCTCCTTTGGCAAATTCAACAGTGAATTTAGTGAATGCAAAAGGCGAAGTATTGCAATCTGTGAAGACTGACGCAAATGGTAGTTTCCAATTTACCAACTTGCCTGCGGATCAACAAATTTTATTTGCTTTGGATGAAGGAGATGCCAAATTAAAAGCGTTGAATAAAATTTTGTTGACGAATGCAAAAGGGGTTGTTGTAAAAGAGTTTACTCGCACCAATGGTAAATTTAATTTCACCATTTTACCATCCGACCATAATAAGATGGGCGTTTTGTATGTGGATGACCCTTGGTTGAAAGTATTGTTGTTAAAAGATCAAGCGAAAAAGGATAGTTTAACCATTGTTGAAAATGTATATTACAATTACGGTGAATCGAAAATTTTACCTGAAGCCGCTAAAACATTGGATAAAGTAATTAATATTATGAAAAATAATCCGATGTTGGTGATTGATATGGCTGCTCATACCGATTCTCGTTCAACTGTCGAGTTCAACCTGAAATTGTCAGAACAACGTGCAAAAGCAGCTGTGGATTATATCCTAAAAGGTGGTATCTCCAAAGATCGTATTTCCGGTAAAGGATATGGTGAAAGCCGATTGATTAATAAGTGTGCCGATGGGGTAGAATGTACCGAAGATGAACATGCTAAAAACCGGAGAACCGAGTTTAAGATTTTAAGCAAGAAAAAATAA
- a CDS encoding T9SS type A sorting domain-containing protein: MKRNLLTFFFIFSIATGFATDSTSIKKRTIAILDLTARNMQANDGELFSAKHILKVAGLPYIVTTSVNTAMKYGIVIPSSRLTDSVFTSPEYDSIYSYVNHGGILISAGVRDSAFLPLFGINTATSSSSHHRIIFNMALADQSMRWLNDTMEQTISIGKLSYPTTITVRQYALGSGIEMAHYDDNSTAITRNNYGAGIAYGLGFSFKNLVLLNQVNKDADAQRIYSNGFEPTTDALILFLKAICTKHTPNTVWLHTSPFESKTTLMVTHDVDATTAYDTMSYYADYENAINLSSTYTITTHYINDGVLSDFYNVSSIPQVQYLINKGHKLASHSVGHFTDFYDDVIFPLGVLGNTASSYIPFNSGMGPTTGGTVLGETEVSKNILETDFGVPIRSFRAGHLCYNKYLVNALDTLGYEYCTNYAAGDVLTSFPYPNHKDRSSSGAISNVWEIPLNISDVFASDPISFTNYSAKQAIWLDVINRNRANYAPNNLLIHPNRIYKLWAQQDLIDQLPPDVFTTDLETFADYWRGRDSIRFTTEISNDTLTITVPSSQLPLNNMMSFVVDNGQDLALIKAQDEFGSPIAVIQSLWDDNGIILHFGYFPPLSVAWKENPMQNGLLANCFPNPFSTTTTVEIWFKEDAALIIELYNVMGQLIQTTRTGDLQAGIYRHTVEANQLPPGTYFCKISTAKKSIVKKIVLLEK; this comes from the coding sequence ATGAAAAGAAACCTACTCACCTTCTTTTTTATTTTTTCTATTGCTACCGGATTTGCGACAGACAGCACATCCATAAAAAAACGCACCATCGCAATCCTTGATTTAACAGCACGAAACATGCAAGCCAATGATGGTGAACTGTTTTCAGCTAAACATATTTTAAAGGTAGCCGGATTGCCTTACATTGTTACAACAAGCGTAAATACAGCAATGAAATACGGAATTGTCATTCCGTCATCGCGATTAACAGATTCAGTTTTTACATCTCCCGAATACGATTCCATTTACAGCTATGTAAACCATGGAGGTATTTTAATTTCTGCCGGTGTGCGCGACTCAGCATTTTTGCCGTTATTTGGTATCAATACAGCAACCTCCTCTTCATCACATCACCGTATTATTTTTAATATGGCTTTGGCTGATCAATCCATGCGTTGGTTAAACGATACAATGGAACAAACTATCAGCATCGGAAAACTCAGCTATCCAACAACCATTACTGTGCGACAGTATGCGCTCGGATCAGGAATTGAAATGGCACATTATGATGATAATTCAACTGCAATTACCAGAAACAATTACGGAGCGGGGATCGCTTACGGATTAGGATTTTCTTTTAAAAATTTAGTATTACTCAACCAGGTAAATAAAGATGCCGATGCACAACGAATTTATTCCAATGGATTTGAACCCACTACCGATGCCTTGATTTTGTTTCTGAAAGCCATCTGCACCAAACACACTCCCAACACCGTTTGGTTGCATACGAGTCCGTTTGAAAGTAAAACCACCTTGATGGTTACACATGATGTGGATGCCACCACAGCTTACGACACCATGAGCTATTATGCGGATTATGAAAATGCAATTAATCTTTCTAGCACCTATACCATAACCACACATTATATTAATGATGGAGTACTCTCTGATTTTTACAACGTTTCCAGCATTCCTCAAGTACAATATTTAATCAATAAAGGCCATAAATTAGCAAGTCATTCGGTGGGGCATTTTACCGACTTCTATGATGATGTTATCTTTCCACTCGGAGTTTTGGGAAATACAGCATCCAGCTATATTCCGTTTAACAGCGGTATGGGTCCAACAACAGGAGGAACTGTTCTGGGCGAAACAGAAGTATCAAAAAATATTTTAGAAACGGATTTCGGAGTTCCTATTCGCTCGTTTCGAGCTGGACATTTATGTTATAACAAATACTTGGTGAATGCATTGGATACATTAGGATATGAATATTGTACCAACTATGCAGCCGGAGATGTATTAACCAGCTTTCCTTACCCGAATCACAAGGACAGAAGTTCATCCGGTGCAATTAGCAATGTTTGGGAAATTCCTTTGAACATTTCAGATGTATTCGCTTCTGACCCTATTTCATTCACCAATTATTCTGCAAAACAAGCCATCTGGTTGGATGTGATTAATCGCAACAGAGCGAATTATGCACCCAACAATTTACTCATTCATCCGAACCGGATTTATAAATTATGGGCACAACAAGATTTAATTGACCAGTTGCCTCCCGATGTGTTTACCACCGATTTAGAAACCTTTGCAGACTACTGGAGAGGAAGAGATAGCATTCGTTTCACAACAGAAATATCAAACGATACCTTAACAATCACTGTTCCTTCATCCCAATTACCGCTAAACAATATGATGAGTTTTGTTGTGGATAACGGACAAGATTTAGCATTGATAAAAGCACAAGATGAATTCGGATCCCCCATCGCAGTTATTCAATCGTTATGGGACGATAATGGAATCATTCTTCACTTCGGGTATTTCCCTCCATTAAGTGTTGCATGGAAAGAAAATCCAATGCAAAACGGCTTGTTGGCAAATTGCTTTCCTAATCCTTTTAGCACAACAACTACCGTTGAAATCTGGTTCAAAGAAGATGCAGCATTAATAATTGAGCTGTATAATGTAATGGGACAATTAATTCAAACAACCCGAACTGGTGATTTGCAAGCTGGAATTTATCGCCATACCGTTGAGGCCAATCAACTTCCTCCTGGAACGTATTTTTGCAAAATCAGCACCGCTAAAAAATCAATCGTTAAAAAGATTGTTTTGCTAGAGAAATAG